The window TATacctttaaaaaaaatcatattttttatgaGAGTGATTTGGTGTTACTATGTCTAACACTTTCTAatggaagaaaatatttttttattagctcATCTATAtttgaagatacaaaaatattaaaaatatttagagtaaattctaaaaaatattatattttttaaaatttatcataGAGCACCtctactttaaaaaattatgaaacaATGCCCCATGTGAAAAGATCATTTTACACCATATTTCTCGGACTCATCGCCCTTGACCCTATCAGTCCAACCATTGCACGCCTCGCCCGTGATCCTCACATGAGGTGACGAAGTCAAAGGCCGAATCTTTGCTCACaaaaccaccccccccccctctctctctctctctctctctctctccctctattGCTCCCTGTGGTATACCTCTTTCCTTCCTCACCCATGATCGATGGCACATCCCTttccttctttccttttgatTGATGATGAGTGAAGGTGGTAGGTCTATGAGTGAAGGGCCCCTCGCACGAGGGCCATGAGCGGCTATTCAAGACGAAGGCACCACCTGGTGACGAGTGAAGGGTGATGgtaggctaattacatattaccccttaTAATTAGTTACTTTTAGCATCTCGGttcttatactttaaaaagttatattggcatccctataattacgaaagtgaaacatctagattCATTTATCATAATGATATTagttttattaatgaaaatataaaaataaaggataaaaggcTAAATTTATTATTTCGATGATGGCGAATGATGGTTTCGCTAGCATTGATATCGACAAAGCCATCGCCCTTCGCCTTTTCTCCCTCGCTATTATCTCTGCCTCGTCTACCTCCTTTCTCCTTCACGCTCGCCTTCATCCCatccgcttcctcttcctctagtGCTCACCTTTAGGGAGGTGGACGGGGTGGAGGCAGTTGTAAGGGCTCTAGCTGATATCAACAGCATCAACAACAAGAAAGGTGAGCATGAGGGAGAGAGGAGGCAATGTGCTAGTCTGCAACGAAGAGAGGAGGTGACTACGTCGGTGTCGTCGTTCGTCATCATcagaatattaaattatatttttatcctttatttttatatttttattaataaaactaaTATCGTTCGAATAAATGAACTTAGATATTTCACTTTAGTAAGTGAAAtatcaatgtaactttttaaagtatagagaTGACTAAAGGTGATTAACTATATGATCATCAATACGAGCAAAAtgtttattttgaaaaaaaatattggtttaaaaaaattcaaagtaGCGGTActttatgaaaatttttaaaaaataaagactATTTCAAAAATTTTCCCAAATATTTAGATAGTGATCTTCTCAGTTTTGGTTTCCAACCCAAGTCAATGGAAAAATTCCTCTTTCGACATATTATAAACGAAGAgatgagaaaggaaaaaaaatccaagaaaatACCCTTGGGTATTTCCTAAAAGatacactctttttttttttcaaataatatatttaattaaaaaacccAAAATATTCTTTAAAAGTCATCCCATCAATTTTTTTTGCTTGTTTTTTATCCGTTTTCAAATATTATAGTGTTTTCACTTagctcatttatagtatttttaataatatttataatattttactagtatattaataatttaaaaaatactacaaatgatatcatattattttaCTTTTGTTGTCATTACTCGTAgatcattataatattatatctTTAGACTTAtagttaatttaataatttagatAATGTCAGTATTTTTAAATAGGCTTTATAGTATTTTTGTGGTGATGGTCAAAACACGGTAATAAGTGaagttattatttaaaaaaataataaaataagaatACCAACTGAGgaatatctaaaatataaatattttccaaAAAGACCAAAAAAGGCTCAATTCTTGCAACAATATTTTAAGTACATATGATTTTCGAAGGCACCGAAATTATCGCAATTGTCGGTTTGAATAATGTGACAGATCTATCAAGCGCTACAAAAatggaataaaataatataacatgatTTTAGATGCAGTACAACCTCCGTGCAGAAAAGAAACAAcattccctatatatatatatatatatatataaaagaaataaaatttgcAGTATGAAAACATGAGGATCCAAAATCAGTCAGGAAGTAACAGCATAATTGGTGAAAAAGATAACTCGACGCCCATAAATCTTTTGAGTCCTCCAATAGAGAGCCAAAGTGGTCTAAGTTAACACCGAAAAACAACGACGTCCCAGCAATACGGCCCCATTGATCAGGTCCAACTTTTACCCGATAAAATAAAAACTCAGATGTATTCTTCAAAACATAAAATTCTCCGAATAGAAATAATAATACTTGACCACTTTTCTTCTAAAAATACTAACATATTTATCCATTTTCAGTGCCATTTGCAATCGCAAGTGAGCGATCGAGTACACAGCATTCCATGATCCGTACATAACTGCCTAAGTACACAAAGCAGATGAAAtcatccaaagaataggaagaaaaCAGAtatagagaaaaagagagagatgaACACATAAGTACATAATTTCAGTAAGACAGTTTCAATACAGCAAGGAGTTCTGCAAACGATGCATACCATCAACAACATTGCTCGACAAGAAAACAATGCAAAAAATTGCATCATGGGAGATGAGGTACATGATGAAAAGCCACATATAATACTGAACTCCTAGGTACGATCTTCAAGCCAACATATGGTACTGAGTCTTATCTGGCCCATGATACTGCATCAATTTCATCTCTTGCATTTTTATACAACTCGAGTCTCTTAGCACATTGCAGCCTGCGCTCCATTAATGCAGGATCTTCATCCAACAGCTGAGAAAGCTGCTTTCCCTGCATTGAGAGAAATATATTTGAAGATGAGTGCAAACAATCAAGggattcttagctcacaaaatggATAAGACATGAAGGGTTCAACATAGATGTGGCCAGCGTAAAGGACCTCTTTCTTTCCCACTTGCGTATAAAAGTGATTGAGCAAAGAGCGCTTGGCTTCTCTAACTTGACAATAGACTGCTGCCTTGGGGATCGAGTTCTTGAGTGTTTCTGACACCATTGATATATAGGAGGAAACATTTGAAGCTATCCTCCTGAAGTGCCCATCAGTATATCTATCAATGGTGGGGGTGGCAGCATTCCCAGCTTTCTCCACTTCCTGAGGGAGCTTGCGGAAGAAATCTACTGTCAGATATGATGCCTCCATATCAACCAAACGTATAACTGTCTTGCGGCTATCTTCACGGAATTTTTCCAGGGATTGATAAGAAGCAGCTGCTAGTTCTGCTTGGAGAGTGGGGAATCTTTTCAACTCCTACAACAAAAAGATTAATATGTGCTTTGATATTTTGTATTTAGTAGTCCAGATCATGAAAAATTATAAAGCACTAACCTGGGTCTCTCCAATCGACTTCCTCACCAACTCTTTAAGAACAAAATGCACCTGCAATCATACCCGGTAAGTGCAACTAAAAGCGAACAATTCAAAGCTGAgtgtaaaataaaaatatatgaatgatGCCTTACAGCATCCACTGATGCTTCAGCTGGGCCTCTAAAATAGTTCAAAGAACTCTCGATTAAGCGACGATAACCTTGCTCAGGAGCAATCAAATGGGGCTGATAACCATCAGCTTCTGAGACCACTTTCTTCACGTTTTGCAGCGAAAGATGCCGGTCAAATGGCAGTTTCTTCAAAGCAGCAGGGAGTTGATTATCGAAGACACCATAAATTCGATCACCACCAGGACGCCTGTTAAAATGAACTTATGTTCAGTGTCAAGATGCAAATACAAGACCAAACAGCGTATTAACAGAAATAATAAACATATAACAACCCTATGAGGCTACTCATGCACACTGATCTGGTCAATATGCACAAGCTTCCCATGAAGCAGACTGAATGAGAGATTTTTCTTTTGTCTTGTACTTCTTATTTTTTTGGCAAAGTGGAGTCTCACAATGTCATTCCAGATCACATGTATAGTACAGCAACCATTAAGTCAAATGAAGCCCACAGTCCATGAAGTATCTCTAAGCATACAATAGCAGCATTTTGCCAGTCAAGATATGGTAATTGGTTTCTTGATTTTCACAAATCCAAGAGCCAAAAGCATGACATAACAattacaacaataacaataaaatcGTAAATCCCAATTATTTAATGGTTATAATTGTTATGTCAAAAGCATGACATAACAATTATAACCATTAAATGTTGCAAGAAAACTTACATATTAAAAGATATTGTTGCTATAAGAGGGCAAATATCAAGCTTAAATTCAATCTAGGGAAGGCAGTATTACAATATAATTAACAAGTTAGTGCAGAAAACTGGAATTATATGTCTGAATAAATTCTTTTGTCGAATTAACCTTATCTACGATTGGTATATAGAATGTGTGTAGAATATAGGGGATTCGCTAATGCCAAATGTAATGCGCCTGAGACTTTGATAAATGTACTTTTAGATCTTTCTGATCAAAATTATCCAACACTTGTCTTTCCTCACAAGTTTATTTTGATAGCAGATACTTAAATAACAGTACAACACAATAAAATAGTTGATTGCGTCTTATGCCAAAACAGATCAGATTTCTGGCTTCTCACCAGCTCTTCTCATATTATTCCTATCTGATGGAACCCTAAATTAACAAAAGTTTCTCATCATCCCTATCATCTGTCTTTCTAATCGTACCAGATAGGGCAGCTTCATTGACTTCGGCCAGTGGAGGTTTCCGATGAAGTTATTCAGATGAGATTGTAGTTGACCATGAAATTGTAATTCAGTTAACCCAGATTGCAGTTAACCACTAAAGCAATCAAACAAACCAGTGTCTCAGTATATAAACAAtcattacaaaagaaaaaagactGGACTACTCCTGTGAAAGTCAAATGTCACCATCCAAAACAATGAGCCAAAATAACCTTTTATTATTTGGATATTGGTAAATAATTTGACACCTACAAACAGAAAAAAAATTAgctttaaatataattttcacaACTACTTATATCGTGTTGACAAATTGTTGACCAAATCCTACCGTCCACTCAAATGCTAGCAATAAATTGGTAGGTCAAATATCCATAAATAGGATGGCAACCATTAAAAAAGAGCAATGAAAATAAGGCTTTTACCCTCCCTCCAGATGCTCCTTGAATATCTTGTCAAATGCACGACAAAGCTCCAGTATAGTGTACAATTGTGCCTGGAAAAAGTAAAAAATGTAGGTAATTTACCAACAACCTTCTTTAACTACGATAGACAAAACCTAAAATTAGTCACAGTAATGTATACCAACCCCTGCATCCAAAGCAATGGGTCTACCAAGATGATCCATCTCAGATTCCAGTTCATCAATGGTTTTAGTTATCAAAGATGAAATACTTGGAATACGTGCCCTGATTACAGATTCCAGATGCTGAAACAAAATTCAACCATTAAAAACAGATTATTAAGCTTTCATATAAAGGAATTTTCATAAATTCTAAAGGAGACAAAATATTATATACTCGTGAGAGAAGTTTAGCAAGATATTCTGAACCCATTTTACTAGCTAAATGTGAGTAATCCGGACTATTTGCAAAGTACTCCCTTTCCTTTCGCCTGGCAACAATCATGTCAACATTCTTATTAATATCTGCTTGTGAACGGTTAACAATTCCAACCCAAGGATGCTGAAGCTTATAAGATCTTCCTTCAAGAACCTTTGAAACAAAACATAACACAACAAACAAAGTTAGGTGAATATATACCGGATGTATTTTTAAAAAGTAGCACATTAAGAAAGTTGACCAACATCAAGCGCATTTGTTCCCTTATCCATTAGATCCAACTTTGTCAATACTCCAAATGTTCTTTCCCCTGATCAATTTTAATAATTTCATTATGAAAAGAGGTCAACAAAATTATCAAATAATAATCTAGCATACAACAATTATTTATTGTGCAATCATCATTGCCAATTGTAAAAACAAGTTAAACAACATAACTGTACAATATTAGCATCATAATCATATATTGTACTGTTTCTACAACTGCTAATTATGTAGCAATGTACCTGTCGGGTCAACTTCTCTAGCAAGTTTGATGGCATCAGATGTTGCAATATCTTGATTGGCAGGAGAAATGGCCAATATTATGCAGTTTGGCTGCAAGATGACACGTGGTGATGAGAACAAATTATGTCAGCACTTTGTATATAGAGGGGAAATCAAAACCAAACCAGGCAATCAAGAAAGCTATGACTCACAATGAAAACATGATAAAAGATTTAGaattttgtataaattattttagcCTCTATCTTTTCACAACAGTACTTGATTAAGATTGTTCATGAATTATCAGCTAACAATGAAGATAAATAAGGTTAGCCACATATTGAGGTGACTGATATACAACTTATGACAAGTGGAAATTGCTGAAATTGCCTGAGGAGCAACGACACAAAATCtaacagaaaaaagaaaatatcatcaaACAAGAGAAGAATGGCAAGTCCTAAACAAGCAAATGATCAAAGTAACAGTCAAGCCATTACTTCAAACGCAAAGGGAGAAAAGAAAGCACAAGCAAAGGCACATATACAATATGTACCTGTCCTGTTAAAGAACCAGCCAAAAGAGAGAATTGAACAGAGATGTAAGCCCAGAAAGATGGGCGCTGTGTTATTCAGCTATTAGTTAATTTTAGACACGTcttgaaaaggaaaaaatatctgCTAAGAAACATCATATTGGCCAAAAAAAGAGTATTCTTTTAAGTCAAATAAAAAGTGCATTGTGAATAATTAGGTCAAAAAAATATGTtaagaaaaaaatcatattactaaatagacaaaaaaaaaagagtattatTTTAAGGATCTGCCTAGCCCAACAATAAGGCCACCATCCCAAAATTTAAAAGAAATCAGGAATTGGCTGCAAATAAGCAAAAAGCTGAGAATTAGCCAATCCCAACCAACTGATCCAACAATTCAATTTGACCAACCCAGTCAAATCTGATTTGACCCCGAGCCGCATTTCTAGTCTTTAATCTGAACACTCATCATTCCAATCTTAAAACCAAAGGTGTCCTGAGAAGCAAATCAAAAAACAATAATAACTGCATGGCATAGGATACCTTCTCAACATATGTCCGAACCATATTTTCAATGTCTTGCACAATACTATCAGGCTGCCCCTCTGCAAAAGACAGAATTGTTCTATGTAAGATAATAAAGAAAGTGAACcctgttacttcagaaaatacaatAGGAACTGATGCTTAAAAGCCCAAACGGCATATACCTACAGCAACCTTTGTAAGACCCGGTAGATCAATAAGTGTTAGGTTCACAACTGCAGTAATTAACCAAAGTAGTAAGTATCATTTACAAGGTAAAATATTGACCCTGAAACTTCTATATTAAAATATCAGCAATGACCATGCAAAGATGCAGAAGAATAACATGGTTGATGGACTTTCCATCATAAAACATGGTGGATAGATTTTCAATCATACAGAATAACTTAGAGAATTAAggcataaattaaaaaatatgtcAGAAACTTGCAATAACACAATATGATCATCAACCAGGCTCAGTGAAGTGAAATTCAGGTTCAAATTATCTAAGTGAGTTATTGGTCAGGTTACAGAATTTCTGTCAATATTTGCAACAGAAATGAAAAAAATTCtattaccaccaccaccacaatcaCAATTAAAGATAATATTACTAGTTAAATTTGAAGGATAATATTATCACAATCACAATCACAAGTTTATTTTGTGCATTTATAATGTTCTTTGGACATGTCAAAACCACCTAAGATAGTTACCCTCAGTTTACACCCATACCCTCAGGCCTCAACTGCTCATAAATGCagtaaattttaattataattcccAGATATTACCAACACAAGATTCACAAAAACAACCAGTGCAAAGCAACTAGTCCAACATAGCATATTTTAGGGAGACAAGCTGACGAGCCATCCAGCATGGTGATCAGTCCCAGCTCAAGACCAACTACCCAAAGGGCAAGCAGTTGACTGGTTTGCGGCCTCAGATAGCCCAGTTGTCACCTCTGCGCCTTGCACCTGTAATGCACATGAGCAGGTCACTCACCAAAAACCTCCTGCTATCATCAGGGTCTCTGAGAGATCATGGAAAGCCTTACATACTCAACAAGAACCAACACTGCAACTTGAAAATACCCTCCCTTGCAAGATGCAGCCATGGTGACCACTTCCCAGATCAGCCAATCAATGTGGCACAACAGGTGGCCTTCTATACATATTAACTCAGGCCCTCGTATCCATTCCATTGTCCACAAATACTCAACTACCAGCTCTAAGATTCCTATTTAAGGTCCCTTGCTAGAGACTCTCTGGCAACCACTTATGTTCCTTTTCTTTAGAGAAACTGCACCTGTAATCCACACTTCAGCATGTTTATTAACTGGTGCACTCCTGAAGAGGCCCAGAATCTATCACAAAGTGGCCAACCTTTCTTCCAAATTCATTTCCCTATTTCTTGGAAGTGACACATTTCAATACAAAGAAAAATGCATGGCAATTAATATACAACAATTGTTACCTAAAATTACCAATAAGAATGAGATAAATTTATATAGGAAAAAGAGTGTCTGAGAAAGTTCAACAATATTTTTATGAAGGAGATCATGTGTTAGTTCGTAAAACAAACTCATTAAAACTGCTAAAATGGTAGGCATAAGTC of the Musa acuminata AAA Group cultivar baxijiao chromosome BXJ3-2, Cavendish_Baxijiao_AAA, whole genome shotgun sequence genome contains:
- the LOC103975162 gene encoding phragmoplastin DRP1E, which gives rise to MTTMESLIGLVNRIQRACTVLGDHGGADGALPTLWEALPSVAVVGGQSSGKSSVLESIVGRDFLPRGSGIVTRRPLVLQLHKTEEGQPEYAEFLHLPKRKFTDFALVRKEIQDETDRLTGKTKQISPVPIHLSIYSPFVVNLTLIDLPGLTKVAVEGQPDSIVQDIENMVRTYVEKPNCIILAISPANQDIATSDAIKLAREVDPTGERTFGVLTKLDLMDKGTNALDVLEGRSYKLQHPWVGIVNRSQADINKNVDMIVARRKEREYFANSPDYSHLASKMGSEYLAKLLSRHLESVIRARIPSISSLITKTIDELESEMDHLGRPIALDAGAQLYTILELCRAFDKIFKEHLEGGRPGGDRIYGVFDNQLPAALKKLPFDRHLSLQNVKKVVSEADGYQPHLIAPEQGYRRLIESSLNYFRGPAEASVDAVHFVLKELVRKSIGETQELKRFPTLQAELAAASYQSLEKFREDSRKTVIRLVDMEASYLTVDFFRKLPQEVEKAGNAATPTIDRYTDGHFRRIASNVSSYISMVSETLKNSIPKAAVYCQVREAKRSLLNHFYTQVGKKEGKQLSQLLDEDPALMERRLQCAKRLELYKNARDEIDAVSWAR